From the genome of Halorussus caseinilyticus, one region includes:
- a CDS encoding alpha-ketoacid dehydrogenase subunit beta, producing MSQAEQEQETENLTLVQSVRDGLYTEMQQDDDVLVMGEDVGKNGGVFRATEGLYDEFGENRVIDTPLAESGIIGTAIGMAAYGLKPIPEIQFMGFIYPGFDQIVSHAARMRTRSRGRFTCPMVIRAPYGGGIRAPEHHSESTEAFFAHQPGLKVVIPSTPYDTKGLLTSAIRDPDPVMFLEPKLIYRAFRGDVPTESYEVPIGEAAVRTEGTDISVFTWGAMTRPTVEAAEQLEGEIDVEVVDLRTVSPLDEETIVESFKKTGRAAVVHEAPKTGGLGAEISSIIQEEALLYQEAPVERITGFDTPFPLYALEDYYLPEPARIKEGIRDAVSF from the coding sequence ATGAGCCAAGCAGAACAAGAGCAAGAGACCGAGAACCTGACGCTGGTTCAGTCGGTTCGAGACGGACTGTACACCGAGATGCAACAGGACGACGACGTACTCGTCATGGGCGAGGACGTTGGGAAGAACGGCGGCGTGTTCCGCGCGACCGAAGGACTCTACGACGAGTTCGGCGAGAACCGCGTCATCGACACGCCGCTGGCGGAGTCGGGCATCATCGGGACCGCAATCGGGATGGCGGCCTACGGCCTGAAACCGATTCCGGAAATCCAGTTCATGGGGTTCATCTACCCCGGTTTCGATCAAATCGTGAGCCACGCCGCGCGCATGCGGACCCGTAGCCGTGGCCGGTTCACCTGCCCGATGGTCATCCGCGCGCCCTACGGCGGCGGCATCCGCGCGCCGGAACACCACTCCGAATCGACCGAGGCGTTCTTCGCCCACCAGCCGGGTCTGAAGGTGGTCATCCCCAGCACGCCCTACGACACGAAAGGTCTGCTCACGTCGGCCATCCGCGACCCCGACCCCGTGATGTTCCTCGAACCGAAACTCATCTACCGGGCGTTCCGCGGCGACGTGCCGACCGAATCCTACGAGGTGCCCATCGGCGAGGCCGCCGTCCGGACAGAAGGGACCGACATCTCCGTGTTCACGTGGGGTGCGATGACTCGACCGACCGTCGAGGCCGCCGAGCAGTTGGAGGGCGAAATCGACGTAGAAGTCGTCGACCTACGGACCGTCTCGCCGCTCGACGAGGAGACCATCGTGGAGTCGTTCAAGAAGACGGGCCGGGCGGCGGTCGTCCACGAAGCGCCGAAGACCGGCGGACTCGGCGCGGAAATCTCCTCCATCATCCAAGAGGAGGCCCTGCTGTATCAGGAGGCCCCCGTCGAGCGCATCACCGGATTCGACACGCCGTTCCCGCTGTACGCGCTCGAAGACTACTACCTACCCGAACCGGCCCGCATCAAGGAAGGCATCCGGGACGCCGTGAGTTTCTGA
- a CDS encoding dihydrolipoamide acetyltransferase family protein, with the protein MVREFKLPDVGEGVAEGEIVSWLVEEGDPVTEDQAVAEVETDKAIVEVPSPVDGTVREIIPEEGEVVEVGSVIITFDVEGEEAEPADETTESATSEQSTESQTETAEEPEVSADEEVSTGEGRVFAAPSARRLARELGVNIATVEGTGPSGRVTEQDVRQAAESPDVQDTSGSTEGPSPMDSSGSTGGPSPESTGGATSGPAPESADRDRTLAAPATRRIAEEQGVNLNAVPATEQRDGEAFVTSEAVMQYAEAQQQAQQEQAETAAATPAGEQVERIQYKGVRKTIGDAMSRSKYTSPHVTHHDTAVVENLVDTRERLKPKAEEQGIRLTYMPFVMKAVVAALKQHPKLNAELDEEAGEILRKKFYNVGVATATDAGLMVPVVDDVDQKGLLQISSEVNEVVQKARDRSISRDELQGSTFSVTNFGAIGGEYATPILNYPEAAILGIGELKQRPVVEDGEVVAKHTLPISLSIDHRIVDGADAAAFANTFIEYVENPELLLLE; encoded by the coding sequence ATGGTACGAGAATTCAAACTGCCCGACGTTGGCGAAGGCGTCGCCGAGGGCGAAATCGTCAGTTGGCTGGTCGAAGAGGGCGACCCCGTTACCGAAGACCAAGCGGTCGCCGAAGTCGAGACAGACAAGGCAATCGTTGAGGTGCCCTCGCCAGTCGACGGCACGGTCCGGGAAATCATCCCCGAAGAGGGCGAAGTCGTGGAAGTCGGGTCGGTCATCATCACCTTCGACGTGGAGGGAGAGGAAGCCGAACCCGCGGACGAGACGACCGAGAGCGCGACGAGCGAGCAGTCCACCGAGTCCCAGACCGAGACCGCAGAAGAACCCGAAGTCTCCGCCGACGAGGAAGTCTCGACCGGCGAGGGCCGCGTGTTCGCCGCGCCGAGCGCACGCCGACTCGCCCGCGAACTCGGCGTGAACATCGCCACGGTCGAAGGAACCGGTCCGAGCGGTCGCGTGACCGAACAGGACGTGCGACAGGCCGCCGAGTCGCCCGACGTGCAGGACACCTCCGGAAGCACGGAAGGCCCATCGCCGATGGACTCCTCGGGTTCGACCGGCGGCCCGAGTCCGGAATCGACCGGCGGTGCCACGAGCGGACCCGCACCGGAGTCGGCCGACCGCGACCGGACGCTGGCCGCGCCCGCGACCCGACGTATCGCCGAGGAACAGGGCGTGAACCTGAACGCGGTCCCGGCGACCGAACAGCGAGACGGCGAGGCGTTCGTCACCAGCGAGGCCGTGATGCAGTACGCCGAGGCCCAACAGCAGGCCCAGCAGGAACAGGCCGAGACTGCCGCCGCGACCCCGGCGGGCGAACAGGTCGAGCGCATCCAGTACAAGGGCGTCCGCAAGACCATCGGCGACGCGATGTCTCGGTCGAAGTACACCTCGCCCCACGTCACCCACCACGACACCGCAGTCGTGGAGAATCTCGTGGACACCCGCGAGCGACTCAAGCCCAAGGCCGAAGAGCAGGGCATCCGCCTGACCTACATGCCGTTCGTCATGAAGGCCGTGGTCGCCGCGCTCAAACAGCATCCGAAACTCAACGCCGAACTCGACGAGGAGGCTGGCGAAATCCTGCGCAAGAAGTTCTACAACGTCGGTGTGGCGACGGCGACCGACGCCGGACTCATGGTGCCCGTGGTCGACGACGTAGACCAGAAGGGCCTGCTTCAGATTTCCAGCGAGGTCAACGAAGTCGTCCAGAAGGCCCGCGACCGCTCCATCTCGCGCGACGAACTGCAGGGTTCGACCTTCAGCGTCACCAACTTCGGCGCTATCGGCGGCGAGTACGCCACGCCCATCCTCAACTACCCCGAAGCGGCCATCCTCGGCATCGGCGAACTGAAACAGCGCCCCGTCGTGGAGGACGGCGAAGTCGTTGCCAAACACACCCTCCCCATCTCGCTGTCCATCGACCACCGCATCGTGGACGGTGCCGACGCCGCGGCGTTCGCCAACACGTTCATCGAGTACGTCGAGAACCCCGAACTCCTGCTTCTGGAGTAA
- the lpdA gene encoding dihydrolipoyl dehydrogenase — MVVGDISTGTDVLVIGAGPGGYVAAIRAGQLDLDVTLVEKDAYGGTCLNYGCIPSKAMITASDLAHEAGHAEEMGIYADPEVEMGEMVGWKDGVVDQLTGGVEKLCKANGVELMEGRAEFASEDKARIVHGGEGQGSETVEFEHAIVSTGSRPIEVPGFDFGDDPVLDSRQALALEEVPESLVIVGAGYIGMELAGVFAKLGTDVTVVEMLDSVLPGYEDDLARPVKKRAEELDIDFHFGEAASGWEESGDGITVRTEDEEGTVSEFGAEKVLVAVGREPVTDTLELENAGVETDENGFVQTDDRARTNVDHIYAIGDVAGEPMLAHKASKEGQVAAEVIAGEPSALDYQAVPAAVFTDPEIGTVGMTEQEAQEQGFEPVVGKFPFNASGRALTTGHADGFVRVVADEPSGFLLGAQIVGPEASELIAELGFAIEMGATLEDVAATIHTHPTLSEAVMEAAENALGHAIHTLNR; from the coding sequence ATGGTCGTCGGAGACATCTCGACGGGAACGGACGTGTTAGTAATCGGCGCGGGACCGGGCGGATACGTCGCCGCCATTCGCGCGGGCCAGTTGGACTTGGACGTGACGCTGGTGGAGAAAGACGCCTACGGTGGGACCTGCCTCAACTACGGATGCATCCCCTCGAAGGCGATGATTACGGCCTCGGACCTCGCTCACGAGGCGGGCCACGCCGAGGAGATGGGCATCTACGCCGACCCCGAGGTGGAGATGGGCGAGATGGTCGGTTGGAAAGACGGCGTGGTTGACCAGTTGACCGGCGGCGTCGAAAAGCTCTGCAAGGCCAACGGCGTCGAACTGATGGAAGGTCGCGCGGAGTTCGCCAGCGAGGACAAGGCCCGCATCGTCCACGGCGGCGAGGGACAGGGTTCCGAGACCGTCGAGTTCGAACACGCCATCGTTTCGACTGGAAGTCGGCCCATCGAGGTGCCGGGCTTCGACTTCGGCGACGACCCGGTACTCGACTCCCGGCAGGCGCTTGCGCTGGAGGAGGTGCCCGAGAGCCTCGTCATCGTCGGCGCGGGCTACATCGGGATGGAACTCGCGGGGGTCTTCGCCAAGTTGGGGACCGACGTGACCGTCGTGGAGATGCTGGACTCCGTGCTTCCGGGCTACGAGGACGACCTCGCGCGCCCCGTCAAGAAGCGCGCCGAGGAGTTGGACATCGACTTCCACTTCGGCGAGGCCGCCAGCGGGTGGGAGGAGTCGGGCGACGGCATCACCGTCCGGACCGAAGACGAGGAGGGCACCGTCTCGGAGTTCGGCGCGGAGAAGGTGCTGGTCGCCGTCGGGCGCGAACCCGTCACCGACACGCTCGAACTGGAGAACGCGGGCGTCGAGACCGACGAGAACGGCTTCGTCCAGACCGACGACCGCGCCCGGACGAACGTGGACCACATCTACGCCATCGGCGACGTGGCGGGCGAACCGATGCTCGCGCACAAGGCCAGCAAGGAGGGGCAGGTCGCCGCGGAGGTCATCGCGGGCGAACCCTCGGCGCTGGACTATCAGGCCGTCCCCGCCGCCGTCTTCACCGACCCCGAAATCGGCACGGTCGGCATGACCGAACAGGAGGCCCAAGAGCAGGGCTTCGAACCTGTCGTGGGTAAGTTCCCGTTCAACGCCTCGGGCCGGGCGCTCACGACGGGCCACGCCGACGGGTTCGTCCGCGTCGTCGCGGACGAACCGAGCGGGTTCCTGCTTGGCGCGCAAATCGTCGGCCCGGAGGCCTCCGAACTCATCGCCGAACTCGGCTTCGCCATCGAGATGGGCGCGACGCTGGAGGACGTGGCCGCGACGATTCACACCCACCCGACCCTCAGCGAGGCCGTGATGGAGGCCGCCGAGAACGCCCTCGGACACGCGATTCACACGCTGAATCGGTAA
- a CDS encoding HVO_0649 family zinc finger protein, whose amino-acid sequence MSRSRTGGHSPFERLRTRFDRDDLECPKCGYDDADGRWLVETTGGRIQYRHLCPSCGHVRRRTFRLGGE is encoded by the coding sequence ATGTCTCGTTCCAGAACCGGCGGCCACTCCCCCTTCGAGCGACTCCGGACGCGCTTCGACCGCGACGACCTCGAATGTCCCAAGTGCGGGTACGACGACGCCGACGGCCGATGGCTCGTCGAGACCACGGGCGGCCGGATTCAGTACCGCCACCTCTGTCCGAGTTGCGGCCACGTCCGGCGACGGACGTTCCGCCTCGGCGGGGAGTGA
- the pheA gene encoding prephenate dehydratase, giving the protein MQAVTLGPEGTYSHRAASAVADDVAFRESVTAIVEAVADGEYDRGVVPIENSIEGSVTETLDALSDREVAAVQEIVTPIRHALLARREEFSVVASHSQALAQCRSYLETEYPDADLEAVASTARGVEHARENPDVAGIGHPANAEGDDDLRVVAEGIQDRTSNATRFFVIAPTDERSQAGGKSSLVVYPNANYPGLLLELLEPFADRDINLTRVESRPSGERLGDYVFHLDFSVGLYEGRAQEAIAELEDIAENGWVRRLGSYDTKHVLY; this is encoded by the coding sequence ATGCAAGCAGTCACGCTCGGACCCGAGGGAACCTACTCCCACCGGGCCGCCAGCGCAGTCGCCGACGACGTGGCGTTCCGCGAGTCCGTGACCGCCATCGTGGAGGCCGTCGCGGACGGCGAGTACGACCGCGGGGTCGTCCCGATAGAGAACAGCATCGAGGGGAGCGTCACCGAGACGCTGGACGCCCTGAGCGACCGCGAGGTCGCCGCCGTGCAGGAAATCGTCACCCCAATCCGTCACGCCCTGCTCGCCCGGCGCGAGGAGTTCTCGGTCGTCGCCAGCCACTCCCAAGCGCTTGCGCAGTGCCGGTCGTATCTCGAAACCGAGTACCCCGACGCCGACCTCGAAGCGGTCGCCAGCACCGCCCGCGGCGTCGAACACGCTCGCGAGAACCCCGACGTGGCGGGCATCGGCCACCCGGCCAACGCCGAGGGCGACGACGACCTGCGGGTCGTCGCCGAGGGGATTCAGGACCGGACTTCCAACGCCACGCGTTTCTTCGTTATCGCGCCCACCGACGAGCGGTCGCAGGCGGGCGGCAAGTCCTCGCTGGTGGTCTACCCCAACGCCAACTACCCCGGTCTCCTGCTCGAACTGCTCGAACCGTTCGCCGACCGGGACATCAACCTCACCCGCGTCGAGTCCCGACCGAGCGGAGAACGCCTCGGCGACTACGTGTTCCACCTCGACTTCTCGGTGGGACTCTACGAGGGCCGCGCGCAGGAGGCCATCGCGGAGTTGGAGGACATCGCCGAGAACGGGTGGGTCCGGCGTCTCGGGTCCTACGACACGAAACACGTCCTGTACTGA
- a CDS encoding Hsp20/alpha crystallin family protein: protein MAGRKNPFEDLEQMIERMSRQFEKSMGGMEMGDLGDGGASVDVADHGDEFVVTADLPGYQKSDIDVTLRGDHLQIRAESEQESEETDEDDGQYIRKERRHRAVNRSVTFPEDVDEEGISAQYRNGVLTVTLPKMSAEEGDSHHIDIS from the coding sequence ATGGCAGGACGCAAGAATCCGTTCGAGGACTTGGAACAGATGATAGAACGCATGAGCCGCCAGTTCGAGAAGTCGATGGGCGGGATGGAGATGGGGGACCTCGGCGACGGCGGCGCGTCGGTGGACGTGGCCGACCACGGCGACGAGTTCGTCGTCACCGCGGACTTGCCGGGCTACCAGAAGTCCGACATCGACGTGACGCTCCGTGGCGACCACCTCCAGATTCGTGCCGAGAGCGAACAGGAGTCCGAGGAGACCGACGAAGACGACGGCCAGTACATCCGGAAGGAGCGCCGCCACCGCGCGGTGAATCGCTCGGTGACGTTCCCCGAGGACGTAGACGAGGAAGGCATCTCGGCCCAGTACCGAAACGGTGTGCTGACCGTGACGCTCCCGAAGATGAGCGCCGAGGAAGGCGACTCCCACCACATCGACATCAGCTAA
- a CDS encoding peroxiredoxin yields MTLDTGDDAPTVEAENQRGETIAPDFSEPTVLYFYPRDDTPGCTVEAEQFDAELESYHDAGVSVFGVSTDDAESHEEFAEKYELRFDLLADPEGDIADAFDVDTSRGATPRTTFVLADGEVKAVYEGVDPDGHARAVLSDMLDDELVALE; encoded by the coding sequence ATGACGCTCGACACAGGCGACGACGCGCCGACCGTGGAGGCGGAGAACCAGCGCGGCGAGACCATCGCGCCCGACTTCTCGGAACCGACGGTGCTGTACTTCTATCCGCGCGACGACACGCCCGGTTGCACCGTCGAGGCCGAGCAGTTCGACGCCGAACTGGAGAGCTATCACGACGCTGGCGTCTCGGTGTTCGGCGTCTCGACCGACGACGCCGAGAGCCACGAGGAGTTCGCCGAGAAGTACGAACTCCGCTTCGACCTGCTGGCCGACCCCGAGGGCGACATCGCCGACGCCTTCGACGTGGACACCTCGCGGGGCGCGACCCCGCGTACCACCTTCGTCCTCGCAGACGGCGAGGTGAAGGCCGTCTACGAGGGCGTGGACCCCGACGGCCACGCCCGAGCGGTCCTGAGCGATATGCTCGACGACGAGTTGGTCGCGCTGGAGTGA
- a CDS encoding OsmC family protein, whose translation MASETIKHGVDLEQFAAFLEHGTENPDDVMLGLGATGIDEGRPMHTLAKIDGYSYGGDEIRRATREYTFQLGAFKEVERDAGFVDPDDRPEPVEVALAALTGCINATLDVVAMENEIEFENLETEVSVTLDPRAFFGIRDADDAGDVYDDFAIDVEVAGPDLTDADAETLRNGVARSPVFNLMSRSHEMTPEVRVKDAQAA comes from the coding sequence ATGGCCTCAGAGACCATCAAGCACGGAGTAGACCTAGAACAGTTCGCGGCGTTCCTCGAACACGGCACCGAGAACCCCGACGACGTGATGCTCGGACTCGGCGCGACGGGTATCGACGAGGGGCGGCCGATGCACACGCTGGCGAAAATCGACGGATACAGCTACGGCGGCGACGAGATACGCCGGGCGACTCGGGAGTACACCTTCCAACTCGGCGCGTTCAAGGAAGTCGAGAGGGACGCGGGGTTCGTGGACCCCGACGACCGGCCGGAACCGGTCGAAGTCGCGCTGGCGGCGCTCACAGGGTGCATCAACGCCACCCTCGACGTGGTCGCCATGGAGAACGAAATCGAGTTCGAGAACCTCGAAACCGAGGTCAGCGTGACCCTCGACCCGCGTGCCTTCTTCGGCATCCGGGACGCAGACGACGCTGGCGACGTGTACGACGACTTCGCCATCGACGTGGAAGTCGCCGGGCCGGACCTCACGGACGCGGACGCCGAGACGCTTCGGAACGGCGTGGCTCGCTCCCCGGTGTTCAACCTCATGTCACGGTCCCACGAGATGACGCCGGAAGTTCGCGTGAAAGACGCGCAAGCGGCCTGA
- a CDS encoding DUF7535 family protein, whose amino-acid sequence MSAGGSDEADDDAIPAPVKKVARTVTPPYRGRPDTEMTTIGIVYFLGLVVLLIPMLPFIAIVWVISKVTGYFARKAPTEDL is encoded by the coding sequence ATGAGTGCCGGAGGTTCCGACGAAGCAGACGACGACGCGATACCAGCGCCGGTCAAAAAGGTCGCGCGGACGGTCACGCCGCCCTACCGCGGACGGCCCGACACCGAGATGACGACCATCGGAATCGTGTACTTCCTCGGGCTAGTCGTCCTGTTGATTCCGATGTTGCCGTTCATCGCCATCGTCTGGGTTATCTCGAAGGTGACGGGCTACTTCGCCCGGAAAGCGCCGACGGAGGACCTGTAG
- a CDS encoding ornithine cyclodeaminase family protein: MDTLLLNQEAVDENTQMPDVIRAVEDAFAAYARGDAQMPAKSYIDLPQYNGDFRSMPAYLEADDWDAAGIKWVNVHPDNPEEFDLPTVMGTMVYSNPENAFPLAIMDGTELTMKRTGAAAAVATDYLAVEDATTMGIVGAGVQSYTQLEAISEIRPIEEVVVSDLDEQRVADFIDYFEGEFEVRAGSIAEAAQCDVLSTVTPVEDPIVTREDIGEHTHVNAMGADAEGKHELADEILLDAKLVIDDHAQTTHSGEINVPYHEGVLSDDDIYGEVGDIVVGDLEGRTDDDGITVFDSTGLAIQDVAAAHVVYEHADENDNGYPFDLIGTGTQ; encoded by the coding sequence ATGGACACGCTGTTGCTGAATCAGGAAGCCGTAGACGAGAATACCCAGATGCCCGACGTGATTCGGGCAGTCGAAGACGCCTTCGCCGCGTACGCCCGCGGGGACGCCCAGATGCCCGCCAAATCCTACATCGACCTGCCCCAGTACAACGGCGACTTCCGGTCGATGCCCGCCTACCTCGAAGCAGACGACTGGGACGCCGCCGGAATCAAGTGGGTCAACGTCCACCCCGACAACCCCGAGGAGTTCGACCTGCCGACGGTGATGGGGACGATGGTCTACTCGAACCCCGAGAACGCCTTCCCGCTGGCAATCATGGACGGCACCGAACTCACGATGAAGCGGACCGGTGCGGCCGCCGCCGTCGCCACCGACTACCTCGCCGTCGAGGACGCGACGACGATGGGCATCGTCGGCGCGGGCGTCCAGTCGTACACCCAACTCGAAGCAATCTCGGAGATTCGACCAATCGAGGAAGTCGTCGTCAGCGACTTGGACGAACAGCGAGTCGCCGACTTCATCGACTACTTCGAAGGCGAGTTCGAGGTCCGGGCCGGGTCCATCGCGGAGGCCGCCCAGTGCGACGTTCTCTCGACGGTGACGCCCGTCGAGGACCCCATCGTGACGCGCGAGGACATCGGCGAACACACCCACGTCAACGCGATGGGCGCGGACGCCGAAGGCAAGCACGAACTCGCCGACGAGATTCTGCTGGACGCCAAACTGGTCATCGACGACCACGCCCAGACCACCCACTCGGGCGAAATCAACGTTCCCTACCACGAGGGCGTTCTCTCGGACGACGACATCTACGGCGAAGTCGGCGACATCGTGGTCGGCGACTTGGAGGGCCGGACCGACGACGACGGCATCACCGTCTTCGACAGCACCGGTCTCGCCATCCAAGACGTGGCCGCGGCCCACGTCGTCTACGAACACGCCGACGAGAACGACAACGGCTACCCCTTCGACCTCATCGGCACCGGCACGCAGTAG